A stretch of DNA from Amphiprion ocellaris isolate individual 3 ecotype Okinawa chromosome 18, ASM2253959v1, whole genome shotgun sequence:
ttgtaaaatcaaaaaacatGCCATAAGTGCACATAATGTCTTCATGAAAAATCTGTTGTTGTACAGCTttaatgtatgtatatataaaacattttttttctttttttaaaaacaggttGTCCTTGTTCTGTTAAATTGCAGTTATTACAATAAGCAGTAAAACCTGTGGAAATGggaataatttacatgttgactgtaaaaatgaaaataaaatcaaaatgtgcATCAATCTGTATTATCTGAATTGTTTAGGATTTATTTACTGACTAAAGTCATTAGAAacctgcctttaaaaaaaaaaaaaaacattttgtctctttcctGTTCATTGCAGGGTTTACCTGGACAGTGGCGACGTCCACAGTCCACCTCAACCCACCGTTCGCCCCCTGAAGACTGAAGTGTGCAACTTTGACAAGATCAAGGGCAAATCGACGGGGGCGGTGGGCGTCCTGACCTACGACCTGTTCGAGAGGCACAGCAACGGCGCCAAAGAGACGCTGGCCATCATGTTCTCTGTGCCCTTCGACTACAACCTGTACAAGAACTGGTTCGCCCTGGGCCTCTACTCCAAGGGCACGGAGTGTGACGAAAAGCTGTACAAAGATATGTACTACAACAAAGAGCCAAAGGCTTTTGTGCGTCAGGAGTCCAGCGGCAGCGGTCTCACCTTCGAGGGCCCCTCCCTGGACATCAAGGGCACCATGTCTCCGACGGGCAGGTCCATCATGAAGGTGGAGATCTGGGACAAGATCTTCTCTCCCGGGATGCACCAGCAGTGACGAGCTGAGTCCAGATAATCCAACTGCACAGCCATGTGTTGTACTCCTGCAATAAATCTAATACGACAGATCACCAGTGTttctattgttattattattaacctttagggctgcacagtggcttggtggttagcaccgtcaccttgcagct
This window harbors:
- the LOC111587559 gene encoding DELTA-stichotoxin-Hcr4a-like, giving the protein MSESAEALAASQKSRRNVTIEITNLTNNYCLIDPKVYLDSGDVHSPPQPTVRPLKTEVCNFDKIKGKSTGAVGVLTYDLFERHSNGAKETLAIMFSVPFDYNLYKNWFALGLYSKGTECDEKLYKDMYYNKEPKAFVRQESSGSGLTFEGPSLDIKGTMSPTGRSIMKVEIWDKIFSPGMHQQ